A single window of Ferrimonas balearica DSM 9799 DNA harbors:
- a CDS encoding succinylglutamate desuccinylase/aspartoacylase family protein, with protein sequence MSIEFDTQWPTQAQRQRGLLEWVKAQPRPCWLTWPGRDPSRHRVVVTLLHGNEPSGLKALWTLMASPPQCAVTSHFCIAHLEAARLDGGFVHRHAPGRPDLNRCFGRAGLGWEYGLAHAIAERIRSLQPEAVVDLHNTSGSGPSFAVSMADTPAHRALASRFTERMLRTQVRLGALMELTTPQTPIVTIECGGAMDPASDEVARAGLLRFLADDPLLDEPRGAWPLEVLHRPVRVQLAPGCRIDYGVGPVDGCDLVLPPDIEQCNFGWLDGGTELGWLGPDGLGALRLSDGLGELAVEQWFVERQGRLCLRQPGKLFMITSNPSIALSDCLFYMVKA encoded by the coding sequence ATGAGCATCGAGTTTGATACCCAATGGCCCACGCAGGCCCAGCGCCAACGTGGCCTGCTGGAGTGGGTCAAGGCGCAGCCCCGCCCCTGCTGGCTGACCTGGCCGGGGCGGGATCCCTCCCGCCACCGGGTGGTGGTGACCCTGCTGCACGGCAATGAACCCTCCGGTTTAAAAGCGTTGTGGACCCTGATGGCGTCCCCGCCCCAGTGCGCCGTAACCAGCCACTTCTGCATTGCCCACCTTGAAGCGGCCCGACTGGATGGCGGCTTTGTCCATCGTCACGCGCCAGGCCGGCCGGACCTGAATCGATGCTTCGGGCGGGCCGGACTGGGCTGGGAGTATGGGCTGGCACATGCGATCGCTGAGCGCATCCGGTCACTGCAACCGGAAGCGGTGGTCGATCTGCACAACACCTCCGGCAGTGGACCCAGCTTTGCGGTCAGCATGGCGGACACCCCGGCGCACCGGGCCCTGGCCAGCCGCTTCACAGAGCGGATGCTGCGCACTCAGGTACGGTTGGGAGCGCTGATGGAGCTGACCACCCCGCAAACCCCCATTGTCACCATTGAGTGTGGCGGTGCGATGGACCCCGCCTCCGACGAGGTGGCGCGGGCTGGACTGTTGCGTTTTCTGGCGGATGATCCGCTGCTGGATGAGCCCCGCGGGGCCTGGCCGCTGGAGGTGCTGCACCGTCCGGTGCGGGTACAGCTGGCGCCGGGTTGTCGCATCGATTACGGCGTTGGTCCGGTGGACGGGTGCGATCTTGTGTTGCCGCCGGACATTGAACAGTGCAATTTCGGCTGGCTGGATGGCGGCACCGAGCTGGGTTGGCTCGGTCCCGATGGGCTGGGGGCGCTGCGCCTGTCCGATGGCCTGGGCGAGCTGGCGGTGGAGCAGTGGTTTGTTGAGCGGCAAGGGCGGCTCTGTCTGCGTCAACCCGGCAAGCTGTTTATGATCACCAGCAACCCCAGCATCGCCCTGTCTGATTGCCTCTTTTATATGGTCAAGGCGTGA
- a CDS encoding succinylglutamate desuccinylase/aspartoacylase domain-containing protein, translating into MITTTHLDVGQQPSGELARVPVITVEGHPGGPTVYLQANIHGAEIQGNAVLERLLALCRANRPRGRLILVPMANPIGINQKSGEFTLGRFDPISGDNWNRQYHFDNADLDDFCQSHLSSDDATLCAAFRQRLKAQLARRLASPWGLKTGQLLALRLQQMTVDADVVLDLHTGPISARHLYVPDYARANAHRFNIPLNIVMPSDFGGALDEAAFSPWWQLSQRLAALGRELPMPVDAFTLELGSQEKLDVNQAERDAAGIARYLESQGCWPEGTHKVAPEPQYACALANYRALYSPCAGQIEYLAPLGEPVPAGTPVARIWHYERLGQDGPLYTEVTVPTDAIPVLHFASANVQEGTELYKFLTHTEAL; encoded by the coding sequence ATGATCACCACCACCCATCTTGATGTGGGCCAGCAGCCCAGTGGCGAGCTGGCTCGGGTGCCAGTAATTACCGTAGAGGGCCACCCCGGTGGCCCGACCGTTTATCTGCAGGCCAATATCCACGGCGCCGAAATCCAGGGCAATGCGGTACTGGAGCGCCTGCTCGCACTGTGTCGCGCCAACCGTCCCCGTGGCCGGCTGATTCTGGTGCCCATGGCCAACCCCATCGGCATCAACCAGAAGAGCGGCGAGTTTACCCTGGGCCGGTTTGATCCCATCAGTGGCGATAACTGGAACCGTCAGTACCATTTTGACAATGCCGACCTGGACGATTTCTGTCAGAGCCATCTGTCGTCGGACGACGCGACCCTTTGTGCCGCCTTCCGCCAGCGCCTCAAAGCCCAACTGGCCCGCCGGCTGGCCTCGCCCTGGGGCCTGAAAACCGGGCAACTGCTGGCCCTGCGGTTGCAACAGATGACGGTGGACGCCGATGTGGTGCTGGACCTGCACACCGGTCCCATCAGCGCCCGCCACCTGTATGTGCCGGACTACGCCCGGGCCAACGCCCACCGCTTTAATATCCCCCTCAATATCGTGATGCCCAGCGACTTTGGTGGCGCACTGGATGAGGCGGCCTTCAGCCCCTGGTGGCAGTTGTCACAACGGCTGGCCGCACTGGGGCGGGAACTGCCGATGCCGGTGGACGCGTTCACCCTGGAACTGGGCAGTCAGGAGAAGCTGGATGTAAACCAGGCGGAGCGGGATGCGGCGGGGATTGCCCGCTATCTGGAGAGTCAGGGCTGCTGGCCTGAGGGCACCCATAAGGTGGCGCCGGAGCCGCAGTATGCCTGTGCACTGGCGAACTACCGGGCGCTCTACAGCCCCTGCGCTGGCCAGATTGAGTATCTGGCACCGCTGGGTGAGCCGGTGCCCGCCGGCACGCCTGTCGCACGGATCTGGCACTATGAGCGGCTGGGTCAGGATGGGCCGCTGTATACCGAGGTCACGGTGCCCACGGACGCCATCCCGGTGCTGCATTTCGCCTCCGCCAATGTGCAGGAGGGTACCGAGCTGTATAAGTTCCTGACCCACACAGAAGCGCTGTAG
- the focA gene encoding formate transporter FocA has translation MLSLVAEKPKGDPLLMAAEKAALAKASKPTRVAFSLAVLAGIYIGIAFTFYITVVTGAGDMPWGISRLLGGLVFSLGLILVVVGGAELFTSTVLTVVPWASGRLSGTRMLAHWGRIYAGNIVGALSLVALLLMAGQPDLLGGQWGLKVMSVASHKLEHTFAQAVALGALCNLLVCLGVWMTFATDNAAAKAALVILPVAMFVSAGFEHSIANLFLVPLGIAIFQLADAGFWSAVGADPAQFAHLTVGNFIVHNLIPVTLGNVLGGGLFVGLFHWWIHGQRDPIETNSTALQGVPTMTKPLSQMTAADLADTQPLLVAPEANVAEVTAQLMARGRGAALVVKAGEPIGLVDEQDLLQACYLANFEDTQFVPVEQAMQPVAFIVEADERITKLACRMAVDEAKMYPVNDGGYLTSYNIGSLEQRAKDATPAGNAIAVVMQEGRVIGVVEKRKLLALVTGTLVEQKEQDESSEKEVA, from the coding sequence ATGCTGAGCCTGGTGGCGGAAAAGCCCAAGGGCGACCCGCTGTTGATGGCGGCCGAGAAGGCAGCACTGGCCAAAGCCAGCAAGCCGACCCGGGTGGCGTTCTCTCTCGCGGTTCTGGCCGGCATCTACATCGGTATCGCCTTTACCTTCTACATCACCGTGGTGACCGGCGCTGGCGATATGCCCTGGGGCATCAGCCGTCTGCTGGGTGGCCTGGTGTTCAGCCTGGGTTTGATCCTGGTGGTGGTGGGCGGTGCTGAGCTGTTTACCAGCACGGTGCTGACCGTGGTGCCCTGGGCTTCAGGCCGCTTGTCAGGCACTCGCATGCTGGCGCACTGGGGCCGCATCTACGCGGGCAACATCGTGGGCGCTCTGAGTCTGGTGGCGCTGCTGCTGATGGCCGGACAACCGGACCTGCTGGGTGGCCAGTGGGGCCTGAAAGTGATGTCCGTGGCCAGCCACAAACTGGAGCACACCTTTGCCCAGGCCGTGGCGCTGGGTGCCCTGTGTAACCTGCTGGTGTGCCTTGGGGTCTGGATGACCTTTGCCACCGACAACGCGGCGGCGAAAGCGGCCCTGGTGATCCTGCCGGTGGCGATGTTCGTCAGCGCAGGCTTTGAGCACTCCATCGCCAACCTGTTCCTGGTGCCGTTGGGGATTGCGATTTTCCAGCTGGCGGACGCCGGGTTCTGGAGTGCCGTCGGCGCCGACCCTGCCCAGTTTGCCCACCTGACCGTAGGCAACTTCATTGTTCACAACCTTATCCCTGTCACCCTCGGCAACGTGCTGGGTGGCGGCCTGTTTGTTGGCTTGTTCCATTGGTGGATCCATGGCCAACGCGATCCGATTGAAACGAATTCGACTGCACTGCAAGGAGTCCCAACCATGACCAAGCCTCTGTCCCAAATGACCGCCGCCGACCTGGCCGATACCCAACCGCTGCTGGTGGCCCCGGAGGCCAACGTGGCCGAAGTCACCGCCCAACTGATGGCCCGTGGCCGTGGCGCCGCCCTGGTGGTGAAAGCCGGTGAGCCGATTGGCCTGGTGGACGAGCAGGACCTGCTGCAGGCTTGCTACCTGGCCAACTTTGAAGACACCCAGTTTGTGCCGGTCGAACAGGCGATGCAGCCGGTGGCCTTTATCGTGGAAGCCGATGAGCGCATCACCAAGCTGGCCTGCCGCATGGCGGTGGACGAAGCCAAGATGTACCCGGTGAACGACGGTGGCTACCTGACCAGCTACAACATCGGCAGCCTGGAACAGCGCGCCAAGGATGCCACCCCGGCCGGTAACGCCATTGCTGTGGTGATGCAGGAAGGGCGTGTGATCGGTGTGGTCGAGAAGCGCAAGCTGCTGGCCCTGGTGACCGGCACCCTGGTGGAGCAGAAAGAGCAGGACGAGAGCAGCGAGAAAGAGGTGGCGTAA
- a CDS encoding formate/nitrite transporter family protein → MLTMLTAGLCASLYVASGGELEHQGIGMQWLALAFATLLSGSMVLGGEIATSTVSLGTQTLMWQRVQIVVGNLLGIALALIGVHLLSGALWQEGQWGEEALHVAKEKLSYGFWELVALGALSNLGLCLAIWLSRIADQPSLKLMTLVAPIWLFLNTGIEHVMVNLLLVPFGLVVLQGAPEPFWQMASCDPSVFASLTVTNLVCNNLMPVLLGNLVGGGGVVGLINLWLDRGSDDALWLESLDEDR, encoded by the coding sequence ATGTTGACCATGCTCACCGCTGGCCTCTGCGCCAGCCTCTATGTGGCCAGTGGCGGCGAACTGGAACATCAGGGCATCGGGATGCAATGGCTGGCACTGGCGTTTGCCACCCTGTTGAGCGGCTCCATGGTGCTGGGAGGCGAAATCGCCACCAGTACCGTCTCTCTGGGTACGCAAACCCTGATGTGGCAGCGTGTCCAGATAGTGGTAGGCAACCTGTTGGGGATCGCTCTTGCGCTTATCGGTGTGCACTTATTGAGCGGCGCACTGTGGCAAGAGGGTCAGTGGGGCGAGGAAGCGCTCCATGTCGCAAAGGAAAAACTGTCCTACGGGTTTTGGGAACTGGTGGCATTGGGAGCGCTCAGCAACTTGGGGTTGTGCCTGGCGATCTGGCTGAGCCGTATCGCGGATCAACCATCACTAAAATTGATGACACTGGTCGCCCCGATCTGGTTGTTCCTCAATACCGGCATCGAACACGTGATGGTGAACCTGCTGCTGGTGCCGTTTGGCCTGGTAGTATTGCAGGGGGCCCCGGAGCCGTTCTGGCAAATGGCCTCCTGTGATCCCAGTGTCTTTGCCAGCCTCACCGTAACAAACCTGGTCTGCAACAACCTGATGCCAGTCCTGCTGGGCAACCTGGTGGGCGGCGGCGGTGTGGTGGGGCTGATCAACCTGTGGCTGGACCGGGGCAGTGACGACGCGCTGTGGCTGGAGTCGTTGGACGAGGATCGTTAA
- a CDS encoding LysR substrate-binding domain-containing protein — MKYTLKQLMVFDAIATLGSVSQAADKLALTQSATSMSLSQLEKMLGQPLFERIGKRMILTHWGQWLRPKARALISDARQIELGFAGQHLLSGEIRLGASQTGAEHLVPELISRIDNDFPEIHVKVDVANTEAVIEGVVKHRFQLGVIEGRCDDARIAQHTWCNDHLALVAGKHHPYAQLDRISLTQLEQAKWVLRERGAGTRAIFDSALHGLIENLNVRHEYEQVSVLRALVAKGSYLSCLPYLEVEAAVARGELVCLNVPELNMERRLSFIWRADSAPHPLRDCLMAEARHIQKRRSLRP, encoded by the coding sequence ATGAAATACACCCTGAAACAGTTGATGGTATTTGACGCAATCGCCACCCTGGGCAGCGTCAGTCAGGCCGCCGACAAGCTGGCGCTGACCCAGTCTGCAACCAGCATGTCGCTGTCACAGCTGGAGAAGATGCTGGGCCAGCCGCTGTTCGAACGCATTGGAAAACGGATGATTTTGACCCATTGGGGTCAATGGCTGCGGCCCAAGGCGCGGGCGCTGATCAGCGATGCCCGCCAGATTGAGCTGGGCTTTGCCGGGCAGCATCTGTTGAGTGGGGAGATCCGTCTGGGCGCCAGCCAGACCGGTGCTGAGCACCTGGTGCCGGAGCTTATCAGTCGAATTGATAATGACTTTCCGGAGATCCACGTCAAAGTGGACGTAGCCAATACCGAGGCGGTGATTGAGGGTGTGGTGAAGCATCGCTTCCAGTTGGGGGTGATTGAGGGGCGCTGCGATGACGCCCGCATCGCCCAGCACACCTGGTGTAATGACCACCTGGCGCTGGTGGCGGGAAAGCATCACCCCTATGCCCAACTGGACCGCATCAGCCTGACCCAACTGGAGCAGGCCAAATGGGTGCTGCGTGAGCGCGGCGCCGGTACGCGGGCGATCTTCGACTCCGCCCTGCATGGGCTTATCGAAAATCTGAATGTACGCCATGAATATGAGCAGGTCAGCGTGCTGCGTGCACTGGTGGCCAAAGGCAGCTACCTGAGCTGCCTGCCCTATCTTGAGGTGGAAGCGGCAGTGGCTCGGGGCGAACTGGTGTGCCTGAACGTACCGGAACTGAATATGGAGCGTCGCCTCTCCTTTATCTGGCGCGCCGACAGTGCGCCGCACCCGCTGCGCGACTGCCTGATGGCGGAGGCCCGCCATATCCAGAAGCGCCGCTCGCTGCGCCCCTGA
- a CDS encoding DUF6942 family protein, with the protein MVEGLGCSNARLRVHMGNRPPLMPFTEPDGVMPLLDGDIARISQAGGNGWRKLFSVYAKLVWALPDRPVAARRWSRWQDYRDGALLQPDSDTALLFSDPQPTPEGLQILMGKSFGLAATGRAGIPLCWLDAHFAVSPDNRTIVCPYFDYRQLTNARIDTLVTLMRSLHH; encoded by the coding sequence ATGGTGGAGGGGCTGGGCTGCAGCAACGCCCGCTTACGGGTGCATATGGGCAACCGCCCGCCGCTGATGCCCTTTACCGAACCCGATGGGGTGATGCCGCTGCTCGATGGCGACATCGCCCGCATCAGCCAGGCCGGGGGTAACGGCTGGCGCAAACTCTTCAGCGTTTACGCCAAGCTGGTGTGGGCGCTGCCGGACCGGCCCGTTGCGGCACGGCGCTGGAGCCGATGGCAGGATTACCGCGACGGCGCGCTGTTGCAGCCCGACAGTGACACTGCCTTGCTGTTCTCTGATCCACAACCCACCCCGGAGGGGCTGCAGATCCTGATGGGCAAAAGCTTTGGACTGGCGGCGACGGGGCGGGCTGGTATCCCCTTGTGCTGGCTCGACGCCCACTTCGCCGTCAGTCCAGACAACCGCACCATTGTCTGTCCCTATTTTGACTACCGACAACTGACCAATGCGCGCATCGACACTTTGGTGACTTTGATGCGATCCCTCCATCACTGA
- a CDS encoding hotdog fold domain-containing protein, whose amino-acid sequence MSDAKSHHDNYVLRLYHKLKSKPLGGWLFSRALAAKAPYFKTVGATITALEPNRCECIIKKRRAVENHIGTMHVIAICNGLELSMGVMAEASIPKHLRWIPKGMSLDYTAKAGSDIRCVARVKPEDWKPGDLDVEVVAYDDQDIEVVRGRIRLWVSEKPARAKAA is encoded by the coding sequence ATGTCGGACGCCAAATCCCATCACGATAATTACGTACTGCGCCTCTACCACAAACTGAAAAGCAAACCGCTGGGCGGTTGGCTGTTCAGTCGGGCGCTGGCCGCCAAGGCGCCCTATTTCAAAACCGTGGGCGCCACCATTACTGCCCTCGAACCGAACCGCTGTGAGTGCATCATCAAAAAGCGCCGTGCGGTGGAAAATCACATCGGTACGATGCACGTGATCGCCATCTGTAACGGCCTGGAGCTCTCCATGGGGGTGATGGCGGAAGCGTCGATTCCCAAGCATCTGCGTTGGATCCCGAAAGGCATGTCACTGGATTACACCGCCAAGGCGGGCAGCGACATTCGCTGTGTGGCGCGGGTCAAACCGGAAGATTGGAAACCCGGCGATCTCGATGTTGAGGTGGTGGCTTACGACGATCAGGACATTGAGGTGGTGCGCGGACGCATTCGCCTCTGGGTCAGCGAAAAGCCGGCCCGGGCTAAGGCGGCCTGA